The Nicotiana sylvestris chromosome 6, ASM39365v2, whole genome shotgun sequence genomic sequence ATTGAAAAGATGGGAAAGAAACATGAAGTGAGATGACTGATTGAAAGGATGATTCaaaagacggcctagccgatcgggtcgtgatcagaTGTCATGCCGTACAAATGGTGGTAACTGTGCTGGAAATGGTAACTGAAATTGTGGATAtggttgatgtctcaaatgagatgacctggccgatcgggtcgagatcggactccatgTAAGATCATGGTGGTATTGCGGATTGTGGCATATCGGCACTAAAGATTTCCCAACCTAATAAGATGGAAATTGGGATGAGAACTTATGTGATCCTTACTTGATGTTTTAGTATTGTTTGAAGCTCTTATTTAACTTATGACTGTTTCCCCCTTGTATTATTATTCATCCTATTGAGATGGTAttttagctttacatactagtactattcgacaatactaacgtcccttttgccgggggtacTACATCTTTAAATTGATACGtgtggttccatagcagacagTGTTGATCGCAATTAGTGGTGCATCTTCTTCCCAGTAGACacggtgagccccacttcatccCTTCATGTATTGTATCTCTTGTCCATAGTGTTGtcacgttttgaggtatagccggggccttgttgccggcactatattaacactcttttgtatctttagaggcttcgtagacactATGTGGGTTGTATATGGGTGTTAGAAAGGTCAACGAATTATATTGTGTTTTAGAATCTTGTTCCATTCAATCACAAGGATGTGTGTATTTTGAAACTTAACAATGATGTAACTTATGAAATGATTTAGTAATGTATATATGATCTTCCTATTGTCTAATTAATGAAAACATGCCCTCTCTTGATCATAAGCGAGTCGGGTAGAAAGTGTCTAACATGCTTGCTTGACCGGGtccactcggttgagcgccggtcgcgctccccgaggttggggcgtgacatgaAGACTTGAATGGAGGATTACTCGGTTCATAGTTTAGAGGTTGGCATTTAATTCCAGCGGATGAAAGGCAATTGAACTATTGATGTTTAGGCCTTTGTTGACGGAGTAGCGAGACTTTATATTTCCAAACATGGTGGAATTCTCATTTGTGATGTGGTGTCGTCGCCCTTGTAGAAACGCATTAAGGCTCATCGGTATTATGGTCTCCTTTGAATTGCCTTCAGGGCAGAGTGTTGTGGAATGGTGCCTAAGCAGCGATTGTCAAAGATGGTAATGAATGGCGGCTTCAGAGTCGAAATGGTGTTTTTAGTGTTGATGGCTCGAGAGGGATGATCTTTATAGAGGCTCAGAGTTGGTGGCAGTTTATCTGTTCCGATGCTACAAAGATGGATTATGATTTGAGGTAGTATTTTGGCAGCGAAGGAGGAGGAAGGACATGGTGGGAGTGGCGGGGTAGCGTATGGATTCTGTGGTAGGATAGCCACATACTTCAAGATAGTTTAGAGCGATTTGGGGATCCTGGTAGACAGTGACTAAGTATATACATTTCTTTGGGTGGTGGCTACTAtatgatggtaggctataatctcgTGTTTTAATtgcttattgcactctaattcaCTGCACTTTACTTGTGTTTGAGTTTTAATAGCTAGTATTTTGTACTTATTGTGTGTTTTATAcattgtaggagtgattccgagtgatgtagatgttatggagctaattcgagctatttggagctttgaagtctgagtaaaagcccaaaggATTAAGTCGAGATCTTCGAGGGTCGAGGACCAAGCCCggacatcaaaaatcaaagttcGAACTTCACTATAAGAAAATTCCACAGCCACGGCGCATGGGGCATCGCAGCTGTACAAATCCTGCTGCCTGTGAATTGTTGAGCTCCCTGAAGATCCCCACAGCACCCTATGTGGTGCGTCGCTTCATGCGGTGCGCCTGTGCAAAGTTTATAGAGCCAATGTCCTATTTTGGCTATGAGAAGGTGgtttcgtctgggcccgaccctacttggtaaaATACATGGAAAACGTTATTTTCTGGACTTTTGACACATATTCGACCTAAGGAAGCTAATGAGGAGTTGGAGGAGAAAAAGTACAAGGATTTCATCATTCCTTCCTCACTCAAGACTCAATTTTGGATTGAATTTATATTTTTCTATACTTTTATTATATCTGTGATGAATTACTCCATGTCTATGGAGTAGTTCcctttagggtttgatggatttggtgtattgatatttgtttgtggattataactctagttttGTATATTGACGCGTTTTTGGATTATTTAATCGTTGCATCTttattcacttgttcatgtaatcgagagaggaataacttgtgatatctttgcattatatTGTTGGTTGAGTTCATTAATTCATCTTAGTAATtgaaagaggctagttgaatcaTTGATTAAATCAAGTTAGGAGGATAATTgagagaggttctcctaaagaccaatTCACTACGCATCCTTGCATATCTTCACAGAGCTTAAATTGATTCATCTcgtgaggttgagacttaatcgagggaggagtttctactaaacaattgaactaataattgagtgaatttgagagactcacttgaacattagacgtgaattatctagagttagatcccaaataattatcttgcacctatcctatcaaaaCCCTATTTGCTCCCATTGATACCTTCCTTTTCTTACTCCTTGTGTTGATTGTCACTAGTCAATATTCTAaattcttagttaattttagtattAATCACACAAATCTCAACTattgatcatcttggatagcaatCAAGCTAGAAAATACGATAATAGTGTTCAACTCCAATCCCTTTGGGTACaatattatactatactatatttgATTAGTGAGCATATTTTGAAGTGGTGTTTTGTGCTCGTCAAATTTGGGCATCGTTGCCGGGGATTGGCAATCAATAGTTTTTGAAATAGTTTGTAGTGCTAATTTAGgaacttttctttttatttttttatttttctctttttacgtTTGGTGTTTTTTGACTGTGCGCAAGTTACAGGTAAGAGTGGTGCATGACTCGAGCTTCTTGGAAAGAAGTGCTACTATACGAACCTGAGATAGAAAAACAACTGCGACAATTGAGGAAAAAAAGAAATCTCACAGAGACTTTAGAAAAGGTTGGGCAATCCTCAAGCAAAGGAACTATGGTTGGAGACGGTGATGAGATTGTAGATTTGGTTGCAAGAGAGACAGCCCAACAATGAGAAAAAGCTGCACGAGATGCTGAGGAAGCAGCTATTAGAGATACATAGATTATCTATGAAGAGGAGAGGGCTCGGAGAATTGCTCAAAATCAACCCTTGGCTGTAAATCAGCTTGGAAATATAGCTCCCGGGCCTGGGAGATCACCAGGAGATTATGCTAGACCGGTCTACAACCAAAGATTATCAAGTGTGAGACTACCTCCAATCGCAACAAACAATTTCGAGTTGAAGCAAGGGTTACATCAAACCCTTCAGAACTACTATGTCTTCAAAGGAAAAACGAACAAAGATCCAAATATACATCTAATGGACTTCGAGGAGATTATGAACACCTTTTAATACAATGGTGTGTCACAAGATGCAGTATACTTAAGGGTATTCCCCTTCACACTCAAAGATGATGCAAAATAGTGGCTTCGAAGTTGCCCACGAGATCAATTAGAACATGGGATGAGATGACTAGAAAATTTCTTGATAAATATTTCTCATCAGCTAAGACGAGCAAGTTTAGAAGAGAAATCCATAACTTCTACCAGAAAGAGACTGAAACTGTGTTTGAAGCATGGGAGAGGTTTAAGGAGATAGTCAGAAAGTGTCAATATAGTAGAATTGAACTCTGGATGCAACTCCAATATTTTTGGGATGGACTGACACCAGACTCACGTAGAACATTGAGCAATGCAGCTGGAGGTCCGTTGATGAAGAAGACTCTAGAGGAGACCTTGCATGGTTGAGATATGTAGAATCGAAGAAGGAACTTAGAGTTAGAAACGAGAAGAATatagaataagaagaagaagagagagaaagaTAAAAGAATTTGGATATACCAGGTATGTGTTGCCTCATCGTTGCTTTTTGTTACCTATATAACAGAATGACTGAGTTGGCATAAGCTGAGTTGGCAAAATCTCCACAATCGAACGCTCATTAATCATCTTACAATATGGATCGTTCATTTTCACCTGCCAATTCTTTTGCTTCTTTCTTCACAACCCCACATCGACTCTTAACAACTACAAttgtgttataaatagaattgtatttaaggtgaatgtctatattttagagagattttagggatTATTACTTGGTGATTAAGTCACTATTTTCCTATAAATAAAGAGGTTTTATTCAATTGTAAATtatcccaaaatcaataagaattctctcttccTACtattctctgcaatactcttttcatcttttattgttcataacatgttatcagcacgagactctaaacaattgagtagaagctttgggattgagcataatgattgtcaattgctCCATGAACTTCcatcatgattaaattctggatttaaggtaagtattttactttatttttctcttttaaattcttgaaattctatatttttattttaaatacaagcaaagacaatAAACTTTGATTATAACTTTCATAGAGTTTGCAAGAAATTATAACCAaccaaagtggtaaaatttctatgccttaccatgatcaaattcatgtatgattatgGGCAAAGAAGTGAAACACCATtccattgaatttgcttcattctcattcccttaagagaatatGATAGTAGcatgtgataagtctgaaagaagacaaaattattaccgtGAAGGTATCAATGTATGTGGACATggtaatagacgaaattataatcgtcatcattgtgtaatgagaataataaggattctcaaaataatccttcaccctatgaaagtaatatttgttatcgatttgacatgagattttgtaaagcacatatagatgattatggtccattcatgatgtgaatgtgataATATCTGATTTATGAAGACATATTCATTCTTGAAAGAATATGAAcatgctagtggtagtgaatatgccacactcacctctagaaagaggttttagataaaaaaaaatatcatTATGATGGTATGAATGGTCATTGGTTAAGTACctattgtacgccaaaatattttggataTGTAATTATTAAAGGACAATAGTAATGCAAAAAacagatcttgcatataattttgaccatgaccatTATGGTATATCTTTCTCCTTGAAAGAGATATAtaccatatggatgttgatgaatatgtagtagtacaaaattaattgaaagctctagaagagccacttatgtatgatgtgcaaaaacaaaagagaattcacatgggtaaatattaaagaactagaaagttctttatgaattctcttatgttgtttgttctcattaattaatagaccaactaaaattgggattgaatcccatgaatactgaaaatatcaaaggtgaatatgagcccattcacctgccatgtataccacataagatgcatatatgagatggttacatgtacGATTATTATTAATCTGCAACCTTTtatttgcgaggtaacttgctcaataatttaacttTGAACATAATTTTCATATTTTCtattcaagacagttcatcttgataagttggtttacatcacaactagtttagcaaaatgatttattgagtgcctccattTAATAgttaaactattgcttatgagaaaaaagttatctatatcaatttgatataggttatatacaaaagtatattacattctccccttaCAAGTGGTTCACGATCAGGAAACAAATAATTCCTTCATTATTGATATGtggtgtatattttgattaacaccataacgTACAAAAGTGGGTTTTCAAAGTTGAGGAAgtaagttagtttttctaacatgaagGGAGACAAgataaacaattgagaaaaagttacgtggaatgaattataATTTGTACATATAGATCCTCaaataagataatatgaacttgcagttcataaaaagataattgaTCTACAATATCTTGTAaagcatgccagacgcatttgctgacccaaagaaagtaacgaTATCtcactgcaaatgctcctattagaaTAAGTCCTAGAAAGACACAGTCTATGGTATACTTAAAgcatatagacaaatcggtttcaaaaaaaattcttgataaagaagatgagaaaatgatcaaaatgatcgtaataaggaggcaagtgatctagaagatcacatgacataataattcataaaatctcaggagaggtttaggtacctgaaaatatgaatAAAGAAGTCTCTATGtcatgtctttatgaaaaaaggTGGTTGAAACTGATATAAAATATTCGCGGATTACATATATGATAACGTTAAAATATATATGAAGATCTTAAGTCTGAAGAAACAATTCCagtagaattggtttcatatgaaagacatataGTTTTGGACCTgcagttcaaacacttgaaatTATAAAGTCAATAGTGTGTGCAATCGTCTTTATCTATCTTATATctctagcatgacatgaaaacttgatgtAAATCTAAAGTCATCATATGGCTTATATGACTTAAATTATATgacaatccctgaaggatttaaattaCTTAAAGCATATAGAATTCTTGGCCATGAAGTACTACATcctaagtgcaatttgtgcatatttgtatcttgctataactataggcatgataatatgatagcgAGAATTTTtacctctatggagatattgaaaagCCATTTCACGACATTATATGAAGACATTATATATCTATCAggaatgatgatttcaaggtgcaatatattcattcaagttaatatggctgatttgtttgtCAAATCTGTACCAACgatcttttgaagatggtgcacaagattggaatgcgaagGCTCAAAGAtatgaattgatgctctcatcaggaaGAGTTAATatgtgttgtactcttttttccttacaaggttttgtcccattggcttttccttgcaaggtttttaacgaggcaaccaaaagacgtatttctaaacatgtgtactctttttccttctctagaattttaTCCCACtggattttattttagttaaggttttaacgagacatATTATCTATTGAATaaacattcaagggggagtgttataaatagaattgtatttaagattaatgtctatattttagagagattttggtgattattacttggtggctaagtcactatAGAGGGGTTCTATTCCATAATAAATCATCcgaaaatcaataagaattctctctcccagctattctctgcaatactcttttAATCTTTTATTGTTCATAACAAATTATTTTATTAGCCTTATTATTCATAACATGTAGTAGAGGAGTTGATATCACTGAAGCTATTTTAGTCCAATTTTTTTTCCTAGTAAATTCTGCACAGATTTCTTAAACGGGGAACAAAACTTAAAACAGTATCGGGTACAAAACTCGGCCCGACCATAGATAATAGTCGGAGTTTTTAGCTAAAATTATCCCTTATCTTTGAGGGTAAGTATGATTTTGTCCTCTAAATATTCCACTGAGCATCTTTAATCCCTTAAGTTTGCTAAAGTGGAGTAGCTTTGGTCCTTCTAGCAAACTCTAGCTAAAAGCCTAAAACTAATGGTGACCCGTTAAAACTCACGTGTCACCGTAAAAAAAAAACCAACAATTAAAAAAGGTAAACCCATTCCCGAACCCTCAAAGCTCAAATACCGCAATCGCCATTGAAAAGCTTTGATTACGAAAAAAGGCAAGAAGAAAGGCATTAGGTGaagctttgattttctttgtttaTCTACTTTAGAGTTGGATTTGATTTTATAGTGCGTAGAAACTTTTCTCCCTTGTGAATCATTACTTACGTTCGGTTTTATAAAAATTTCTAACATCCATCCatctgttaattttttttttcaatttcttccACTAGTTTGATAAAATTTCCCGTTAAATTTATGAAACAGTTGTATCAACTATCGAAAAAATTAGAATTCCTTTTTGTTCTCTAGTCTGCTAAAAATTGAAAGGGAAATTAATTGCAAGTGATATCATGAGGCCCTTCATTGTTTTTTATAAGTTAGCCGCATATTTGTAGATTTCAACGCTTTATGCAGATAAGGAGTGGCATCTACTGTCACTTTATATATCGAGTGAGATGAGTGTTTTTCAAACTCTAGTTATCATGTTGAAAATCTAGTTTAGAATTTGTGAAAACTGTTGAGTTCTTCTAGCTTAAGTCTTTCACTTGTTTGCCATTTCTTTTGCTTAGTCTGCATGTTTACACTTAATAAGGTCTTGCAAATTCTGACATTGGAAAGATTATGACGTTTTTACTTACACTCTGTTTGGATCATTGTTCCCCATCattttataatgtattgtattgtatcgtatcatCTTATGAATATAATGATCGGATAGATTGTATTATTTGTTActgttaaataatattttgttgTTTGGTTTAACTGTATCGTACTGTATTGTAACCGATAAGTTTACTGAAATACCCTCAattgtttaaatattaaatttataaaaaattatgcataaaaataattttaaaaaataaaacagaagaaGGCAAAATGCCTTAAGAAAGTAGAACAAAGGAGCGAGACAGAGGAAGGCAAAACAAAGGAGCACAACTAATTAGAATTGAGTGAAAAGCAAATTAGGAGAAAGAATAAAACAGAAGGCGGTAAAATACTTTTAGCGTTGACGGCAGAAGTTTTGGAAAAAAACAAAGTAGGTTACCAATTAGAGATTTGGAGttaaaatagcaaaaaaaaataaaaattaaagggTAAAATAAAATTGTGGAGTAATGAGTTAAGGCATAATtagaagaaaaataggaaacaatcccaccacaccaaatcggttgttTCAAAAAAGAGGACTTTTTATTGTTCCGGAACAATGActttaacaatacaatacaaccaaTTTTAACTAAactatcaaaacaaatattatttTGGGATTAAAATATAATACGATACAATGTGGAACAACCGTCCAAACAAGATGTTAGCTTGCATGCCTCAAGTTTCAAACATGAAGGTTGAAATGGAGAAACTATGGGACAGACAAAAGGAGGAGGATCAAGTTGATAATCACCGTTAGTTTTTAGTCAGGTTCTGTTAGAAGGATTAAAGCCGTTCTACTTTAGCAAACTTTAAGGGATTAAAGATGCTAAAATGTATACTTTAAGGACAAGGTTAGACTACCCACAAAGAAAGAGGATAATTTTGACTAAAAACTCGTCTTTCTCCCTTTTCTATCTTTCTTTCTCGCAACTTCAAAGAAAAATTCTATTGCTTCCTTACGATATTGGGGTTCCAACACCTCTACAAGTTCTACAAATTCTCTGTAGCATAATATTTTTGATATTCAACTCTGTCATGTAAAGGTGAGACAATTCAATCAAAGTGATTCATCTGATTCTTGAACTCTTCATTTGAATTCGATGACCCTTCTCTCTCTTTGGTGTTCTATAACAAATAACGAAATACAATTTGTGTTCTTGATTCTTGTTTGTCTGTCTGTTTTTGAGATAGATATCTCGAATATACTTTGTATTTATCAAATTTTTGGTCTATATGTTGGTTTGTTGCTGCAATTTACTACTCCCATAGTCCCATATGAAATattgttttttgttttcttgttacTACTTAAGAATGCGCATTATATCTAGATTGATAATATATTCGACTGAGATTACCGTATCACCAGATGAGCTGGAGGAACAGTTTCCGTTGTTTAGCCAAGCGATACAAGTGCAGATCATCAGAAAGTTTCACGATAAATGAGCTTTGGGATGGGATTTTTGTTGCTACAAAGGATTCTCTTTTCCAGTCACAATCACAAAGAGGATACCTATCATCTTCGCTTAGTCCAACTGGAAATCCTTCTGAAGCATTTAATTATGAAAGAAATGTCCCAGGGAGGGCTAAACTGCCTGGATTTGTTACTGGCCTTGCCCAAGGGACTGGACCAGGTGCAATTGTTTTATCTCGCCAATATGGGCAGAGGTCGGGAGATGGTCCTGATTTAAGCAGGGAATTTTTTGTGCAGCTTTGGCTTGCcgatgaaaagaaacaaagatCTGGAGGACTACAAAAAAGAAAATTGAGAAATACCGTAGACCAGAGAAGAACAGGTTTTGGAAGTCAAACATCTTCCCAAGTTCCATTTGGAAAATGGTTCTCAGGTGCGTCCATTCCAGAAGAGACATCTTACAATGAAGTCAAGCCAGTTCTCAAGCAACCACCTACTAGCCAATCTGTGACAGGTATTTTGGAGCCAACATCACTTGAGGAGGTAGAGTTGTCAAACCCTTCAACCATTCATAGCAAAGAAATGGAGAATTTTATGTTCGACATATATGAGTCCAATATGAAATTGAATTTCCAAGTTAGTACTTTGATTGGTCTCCTAGCTGCGAAATGGCCAATCTTTTATGTCTTTGTTGCTTCTTTAAATTTGAATGTGTATGCAGTTTAGTGTTTGCTCTAGGAACTGATTAGGTTGTTTACTTCCTAATTCATGGCTCTAATGAATAATGTGTCTAATACCACTCATGCACTATGAGAAGTGTTTATACCCCAATGGCTTTTTGTTCACTTTATGGGAAATCTTTGGCTCTACTTAGTGCTCTACTCACCTTGTTGTTTTAAGAGTGACAGAACCTCTAAATCCTCATATTTGCAGCTCATGGATTTTATCTTAGAGATATTTTTTCCGTGCTTAAGGAACTATATATCTATTTGCTTGGTTCTTGCTCAAGTTCTTCATCTCAAATACCGGCATTCCTGGCTCCTAAGTGAGCAGTAGAGGCTTTGCTGAGCCGAAGTCACACTTCCATCAACTGCCTTGGGAACATTTTAAGCTGCTTTGGCTAGGATGTATACACGACTCACTTTATATTTTCTTTTACAGACACTGCTAGAATGTCTCTTTTGTAGTTTATGAGCTCTTTATTTCAGGTGGAAAATTTTCATTGTAATTTGTTACTTTTCCTAATCAAACATGTACATATGTAGCTATTGTTATCAATCTAAAATTTTATGATTTCTGCCTTAGTAATCTGTTTATAGTTTATAAAAAATCATCGAGTTTCCAATATCTTAATATCTTTCTTTTTTCAGGCCAAGGTTGCACCTCTTCTTGCAAGATCTAACTTGCTAATTACAAGAGATATAGAGTGGGCTAATCTTATGCTTGGTTTTGAGCAAGTAAGTTTGTGGTGTTTGCTAATTTATTCTTATTaatattcttattattattactattgcAATTATTAttgtaataataataaagtgttattattattgttgttgttgctgccttTTGGGGCGGCTGGTGGTAGTTATGGCGAGGTGCATGGTGGCTTTGGCTTTGGGGATAGGAACGGAGGAGGTACTTCACTGTTAGACTTCGCTAAGGCTTTCGAGCTGGTGATTGCGAACTCGACTTTTCTGAAGAGGGAGGAGCATTTGGTCACTTTCCGGAGTTCGGCGGTGAAGACTCAGATCGATTACCTTCTCCTTAGAAGGTGTGATAGAGGGTTGTGCAaggattgcaaggttatcccGGGAGAGACCCTCGCGACTCAGCATAGGCTCTTAGTGATGGACATCGGCATTatgatgaagaggaagaagaggtatGCTCGTGGCCGACCGAGGATTAGATGGGGAGCTTTAACCAAGGATAAAGCCCGGGAGTTGGATGGGAGGTTATCCgctatgggagcttggaggagtAGTGGAGACGCGAgcactatgtggtcgacgacggcgtaCTATGTGAGggaggcggcgagagaggtgctaGGTGTATTGAAGGGTTTTTCTGGCAGGCAccaaggagactggtggtggaatgacatAGTCCAAGGTAAAGTGAAGGCGAAGAAGGTAGCGTACGCGAAGTTAGCAGGGAGCACAAGCGAGGAGGAGAGGAGTGCGAATAGAGAGAGGTACAAAGtggctaggaaggaggcaaagctggcggtcacggaggctaagaatGCAGCGTTTAGTCGTCTATACGAGGAATTAAGGGAGAAAGGCAGGGAAAAGAAGTTGTTTCGGCTGGCTAAGGCGAGGGAGAGGAAGgcccgggatctggaccaagtaaggTGCATAAAAAACGAGGATAATAGAGTATTGATGGGAGAGTCCCAGATTAAGTAGAGATGGCAGACGTAATTTTACGGTCTTCTGAATGAGGAGGGGGACCGGGATATAGCGCTAGGGGACTTGGGGCATTCGAAGAGTCCCCGAGATTTTAGGTATTGCAGGCACATTAAGGTGGAGGAGGTCGTAGGGGCGttgcgtaagatgagtaggggtagaGCGACCAGGCTAGATGAAATTCCGGTTGGGTTTTGgaagtgtgtgggtagagcaggattGGAATGGCTGACTGGgttgttcaatgtaatttttaGGACGAAGAGGATGCCGGAGGAATGGAGGTCGAGTACAGTGGtaccgttgtacaagaacaaaggtgatatccagtgtTGTAACAATTATAGAGGTATCAAGTTACTTagccataccatgaaagtctgggagagggtggtggaggtgAGGGTGAGGAAGACGACGTCTATATCCGACAATCAGTTTGGGTTCATGCCGGGCCGCTCcactacggaagctatccaccttattaggaggttggtggaacagtacagggataagaagaaggatctgcacatggtgtttattgacttggagaaagcgtatgataaggttcctagggaggtACTCTGGAGATGACTTGAGGCGAAGGGCGTGCCGGTAGCCTACATACGAGCgatcaaggacatgtatgatggagctaagactaagGTTAGGACGGTGAGAGGCGACTCGGAGCATTTCTCGGTTGTTATGGGATTACACCAAGGCTCAGCGcttagcccgttcttatttgccttggtgatggatgctttgacacaccatattcaagggagggggtgccatggtgtatgttatttgctgacgacatagttctaattgacgagacgagGGCCGGTGTTAACGAaagattggaggtttggagacagactctcgagtctaagggtttcaaattgagcaggTCTAAGACAGAGTACCTGGAATGCAAGTTTAGCGCTGAGTCGAGGGATGTAGGCGGGGACGTGAGGGTTGGGCcacaggtcatccccaagagagatagCTTCAAATACCTTGGGTCGA encodes the following:
- the LOC104223146 gene encoding phospholipid scramblase family protein C343.06c gives rise to the protein MSWRNSFRCLAKRYKCRSSESFTINELWDGIFVATKDSLFQSQSQRGYLSSSLSPTGNPSEAFNYERNVPGRAKLPGFVTGLAQGTGPGAIVLSRQYGQRSGDGPDLSREFFVQLWLADEKKQRSGGLQKRKLRNTVDQRRTGFGSQTSSQVPFGKWFSGASIPEETSYNEVKPVLKQPPTSQSVTGILEPTSLEEAKVAPLLARSNLLITRDIEWANLMLGFEQENRYAVMDVCYPQSPVGFIREQSNVLARQFLRTRRPFVACITDGLGNELFRVRRPFWWINSSIYGEINGKEVGVVHRRWHLWKRIYDLYLGNKQFAVVENPGFWNWTFTLKDIDGKVLAQIDRDWRGFGFEIFTDAGQYVIRFGNAYSSICPITGIQELEVARPLILSERAVAVALAISLDNDYFSRHGGWGIPFVVVSE